From the Toxoplasma gondii ME49 chromosome VIIa, whole genome shotgun sequence genome, one window contains:
- a CDS encoding Mob1/phocein family protein (encoded by transcript TGME49_304730): MNYWTSWRLPRPCARKAPLQGGAAIRPKKASHARGESERDESETATSISSEAFLTHPPRWAMTLTAARASLGNQVLPLAVKMPATCVDLNEWLAVKTFDVFNEVQLVWSLVKDQCQCRGFTAGEHTLPSVDGDTSHTAKEHVRLICIQLRSILQDSKIFVIEPGAAFPDDFSQHVSFILAQLMHIYCHIYRQHFEYLVETDTVAYVNCCFKHALLFGNEFHLITDADVAAVANLVKIFLKQAQSEQHRSCNATNWTSLEGCGSGRDRDPKCSLSPYHSNCMREKEELLVPESQTTTSADGRSDKSPRSSQASF; this comes from the exons ATGAACTACTGGACGTCTTGGCGACTACCACGGCCCtgcgcgaggaaggcgcctCTCCAAG GGGGAGCAGCGATTCGGCCGAAGAAAGCGTCCCATGCACGAGGCGAAAGTGAACGAGATGAGTCAGAAACCGCAACAAGTATAAGTAGCGAAGCCTTCCTCACTCATCCACCCAGATGGGCCAT GACCTTGACGGCTGCCCGGGCATCTCTGGGAAATCAAGTTCTGCCACTTGCTGTGAAAATGCCTGCAACTTGTGTGGACCTCAACGAGTGGCTAGCTGTAAAAA CATTTGACGTTTTCAACGAAGTCCAGTTGGTGTGGAGTTTGGTCAAAGACCAGTGCCAGTGTCGAGGCTTCACAGCTGGAGA ACATACGCTTCCCAGCGTTGATGGTGATACCAGCCATACTGCGAAGGAACACGTGAGGCTGATTTGTATACAATTGAGGAGCATCTTGCAGGATTCCAAAATTTTTGTTATTGAGCCAG GCGCCGCTTTCCCGGACGACTTCTCGCAGCACGTGAGCTTCATCTTGGCTCAACTCATGCATATCTACTGCCACATCTACAGACAACATTTTGAGTATCTGGTAGAG ACAGACACAGTGGCGTACGTAAATTGCTGCTTCAAGcacgctcttctctttggAAACGAATTCCATCTGATCACTGACGCAGACGTTGCTGCTGTGGCA AATCTCGTGAAGATCTTCCTCAAGCAAGCCCAGAGTGAGCAGCACCGATCATGCAACGCGACGAACTGGACCTCTCTTGAGGGGTGTGGAAGCGGAAGAGATAGGGACCCTAAGTGTTCATTGTCTCCGTACCActcgaactgcatgcgagaaaaagaagagttGCTTGTACCAGAAAGTCAGACAACAACATCTGCAGATGGACGCAGCGACAAAAGCCCGCGGAGCTCTCAGGCCAGTTTTTGA
- the ROP35 gene encoding rhoptry kinase family protein ROP35 (encoded by transcript TGME49_304740~Gene product name based on ToxoDB Community Expert Annotation.), with product MPEQDLASGFLLRFQNARPVCLSVGSFVSFRTVQPRKMRDRGWRCVWHRMAGVGALFGIFGVLCTVEAGATVAAPQVETGPLLSVRAPRSPLHLRDVDAPEVTHASSEGSPQFESSLSQQRLRRPADRGEAHNGEEPRKDAATQTVRGYGGQSTEPPPASIVPVSSEAPQDGAEQRQASSAAESLAGLDPDAGDTGLRSQEMDEEGSGAAQDMERAHAAQPTVSTWDDAHLVQVSTSHPDMFPVDGSFSKKQEGRRERRLAVRGDDSFARGHNRDRDASNGRSILRRAPGWAKIAALATGLLVSAFGYSSYKHGGPRVALRIHKLHLKRKLPISWRRYLNNLPVLDERLFPEFEDILPWLRRGARLVKRVPHVSEALADFIGLDEETRRTGIVIKVKSSTDAEARRLVYEVNAHANMVPDNPFFLPIIGAYQGASKRAVYMILPRARADVADYVRARPYDVDVRLAAAEMVYSNYILHTHGFLHRDIKAHNYFVTFDGHVVLADFEGVGVLQQRTPVVGTRGYFAPELSRATDHTEKSDVFALGQTLKRLVKYMRPTVRVPHLRELWALTKRMTAKDPEERPTLKQVMEDPYFDGIDFERLEAKDQGVPFRGDFSIDDPDAGGKMYIPPSKEQDHEQENE from the exons ATGCCGGAACAAGATCTTGCTAGCGggtttctgcttcgcttccaAAACGCAAggcctgtctgtctctctgtgggatcttttgtttctttccgaACTGTCCAACCAAGGAAAATGAGGGACAGAGGCTGGCGATGTGTCTGGCATCGGATGGCGGGAGTTGGGGCGCTATTTGGAATATTTGGAGTCTTATGCACGGTCGAAGCAGGCGCCACCGTCGCCGCTCCCCAGGTTGAGACAGggcctcttctgtctgtgcgtgcgccgcgttcgcctctccaTCTCAGAGATGTCGACGCCCCAGAAGTGACGCATGCCTCCTCGGAAGGATCCCCTCAATTCGAATCCAGTCTCTCCCAACAGAGGTTGAGGCGCCCAGCGGATAGAGGAGAAGCACACAATGGCGAGGAGCCACGCAAAGACGCTGCAACGCAGACAGTGAGGGGTTATGGTGGCCAGAGCACGGAACCACCGCCTGCATCAAtcgttcctgtctcttccgagGCGCCACAGGATGGGgcagaacagagacaagctTCGTCTGCAGCGGAGTCCCTTGCTGGCCTAGATCCTGATGCGGGCGACACTGGTCTCCGTAGCCAAGAAATGGACGAAGAAGGCTCGGGTGCAGCCCAAGATATGGAGCGAGCGCATGCGGCGCAGCCAACCGTCAGTACTTGGGATGACGCACACCTCGTCCAAGTTTCCACCAGCCACCCGGACATGTTTCCTGTCGATGGAAGTTTCTCCAAGAAACAAGAGGGGCGAAGGGAACGGCGACTTGCTGTTCGTGGCGATGACTCGTTTGCTAGAGGTCACAATCGCGATAGGGACGCATCCAATGGTCGCTCGATTCTCAGGAGGGCACCAGG GTGGGCCAAAATCGCCGCCCTGGCAACCGGATTGCTGGTATCCGCGTTCGGATACAGCTCGTACAAGCATGGTGGCCCGCGGGTCGCTTTACGAATTCACAAGCTGCATCTGAAGA GGAAGTTACCGATTTCGTGGCGGCGGTATTTGAACAATTTACCGGTGTTGGATGAGAGGCTTTTCCCGGAGTTTGAAGACATTTTGCCGTGGCTGAGGAGAGGGGCGCGTCTGGTGAAGCGCGTGCCGCACGTGTCCGAGGCGCTGGCGGACTTTATAGGGTtggacgaggagacgcggaggacAGGGATTGTGATAAAGGTAAAGTCTTCAACGGACGCTGAGGCGCGGCGCCTGGTTTACGAAGTAAACGCTCACGCAAACATGGTGCCGGATAAtcccttctttctgccgATTATCGGCGCCTACCAAGGTGCGAGCAAGCGTGCTGTGTACATGAttcttcctcgcgcgcgTGCGGACGTGGCGGACTATGTGAGAGCGCGTCCGTACGATGTCGACGTTCGCCTTGCTGCCGCTGAGATGGTCTACTCGAACTACATTCTCCATACACACGGCTTCCTGCATCGGGACATCAAGGCTCACAACTACTTCGTGACGTTCGACGGCCATGTCGTTCTCGCTGACTTCGAAGGCGTTGGCGTGCTCCAGCAGCGCACCCCCGTCGTCGGCACCCGCGGATACTTCGCCCCGGAACTGTCGCGGGCCACTGACCACACAGAGAAATCCGATGTCTTCGCTCTTGGCCAGACTCTCAAACGCCTGGTCAAGTATATGCGGCCGACCGTGCGTGTGCCGCACCTACGCGAGCTCTGGGCCCTCACTAAGCGGATGACCGCGAAAGATCCAGAGGAGCGGCCGACGCTGAAACAGGTCATGGAAGACCCCTACTTTGACGGAATCGATTTCGAGCGACTTGAGGCAAAAGACCAGGGCGTTCCTTTCAGGGGGGACTTCTCGATCGACGATCCCGACGCTGGGGGGAAAATGTACATACCGCCATCCAAGGAACAAGACCATGAACAGGAAAACGAATGA